One Nocardia iowensis DNA window includes the following coding sequences:
- a CDS encoding S1 family peptidase, whose translation MRKLVARRAAVKAVAIASTVFLAPLLCTTTASATPAQLTADSLPQELVQAIARDLKMTPTEYLDRAARAQQLRDYARDFRSERPDSFAGAWIGPDGKPTVAVTSLDAAKIAAADGYQTRLAPVSADGLEGSLMQLNQWIGTLPREISQAINSVAIDFLNSQLVLSVANTPAGHVLNLPTLIANIKVILSPGSGGAIERRPMGGDTYISAPMSLHDAELKGVDVCSFGFNSVDAAGNALNISAGHCDPNIGKVSQEASVYFPNVKDIPSSPELGSFVQAKLGGPSALDYSVIKLNERAVRAGMDQPTVRGANGTTLSITGTADPITGAPVCKSGQSSTFTCGFVVADRVETQLYTAEGESKTVRGFASSACTLGGDSGGAIVSGTLALGITSGSNAAEAPDCNEANIALAQYGGTASLGIPIRPILADIEASSGGGLGSGIAVRTRPSAG comes from the coding sequence ATGCGCAAGTTGGTGGCGCGCCGCGCCGCGGTCAAAGCTGTCGCTATCGCTTCGACCGTTTTCCTCGCACCCCTGCTCTGCACCACCACCGCGTCAGCGACACCAGCGCAGCTGACCGCCGACTCCCTGCCGCAGGAACTGGTGCAGGCGATCGCGCGCGACCTGAAGATGACACCGACGGAGTACCTGGACCGTGCGGCCCGCGCCCAGCAGTTGCGCGACTACGCCCGCGATTTCCGCTCGGAACGCCCGGATTCCTTCGCGGGCGCCTGGATCGGACCCGACGGCAAACCCACCGTCGCGGTGACCTCGCTGGACGCCGCCAAGATCGCCGCGGCCGACGGCTACCAGACCCGGCTCGCCCCCGTCTCCGCGGACGGCCTGGAAGGGTCGCTGATGCAACTGAATCAGTGGATCGGCACGCTGCCCCGCGAGATCTCCCAGGCGATCAATTCGGTCGCCATCGACTTCCTCAACAGCCAGCTGGTGCTCAGCGTCGCCAACACCCCGGCCGGGCATGTGCTGAACCTGCCGACCCTGATCGCCAACATCAAGGTCATCCTCTCGCCCGGCAGCGGCGGCGCGATCGAGCGGCGGCCGATGGGCGGCGACACCTACATCAGCGCCCCGATGTCACTGCATGACGCCGAACTGAAGGGCGTCGACGTCTGCTCGTTCGGCTTCAACAGCGTGGACGCGGCCGGCAACGCGCTGAATATCAGTGCGGGCCACTGCGATCCGAATATCGGCAAGGTCAGCCAAGAGGCCAGCGTCTACTTCCCCAACGTCAAGGACATCCCGTCCAGCCCGGAGCTGGGCAGCTTCGTGCAGGCGAAACTCGGCGGGCCGAGCGCGCTGGATTACTCGGTGATCAAGCTGAACGAGCGCGCGGTCCGCGCGGGCATGGACCAGCCGACGGTGCGCGGCGCCAACGGCACCACGTTGTCCATCACCGGCACCGCCGACCCGATCACCGGCGCGCCGGTCTGCAAGTCCGGTCAGTCCTCGACCTTCACCTGTGGCTTCGTGGTGGCCGATCGGGTCGAGACCCAGCTGTACACCGCGGAGGGCGAGAGCAAGACGGTGCGCGGCTTCGCCAGCTCGGCCTGCACGCTCGGCGGCGACAGCGGCGGTGCGATCGTGTCCGGCACCCTCGCCCTCGGCATCACCAGTGGTTCCAACGCGGCGGAGGCACCGGATTGCAACGAGGCCAATATCGCGTTGGCGCAGTACGGCGGCACCGCGAGTCTCGGCATTCCGATCCGGCCGATCCTGGCCGATATCGAGGCTTCCTCGGGCGGCGGACTCGGCAGCGGCATCGCGGTACGCACCCGGCCCAGCGCCGGGTGA